Genomic window (Rosa chinensis cultivar Old Blush chromosome 6, RchiOBHm-V2, whole genome shotgun sequence):
aaaatatattcatcaaaaaTATTGAAAGCTATTGAACTGTTGTTCAGTTCAGTTGACAACTCTACCTTAAGTTAATTGGCTTGGTTGGTCTTGGGTTCAAAACCCATGGGTGCTTAGCTctagttaaatttttttttgttgccttTTTTCtgatcttctctcttcttttaatttttttttcttttttcttttttcttttcattcctaAGGCCTCTCTACTTTCTTCTTTGATCTTGTGTTATATTTCTTgactctttgttttctttctatttttccttccttgtttatgtttttaggcctccactatttttttcttctatttatggcaaacattttttcttaattcttctaattgaaaCCGTGATTAATAAGGCATCATTTAAATTTTTGCATAGGCCTCTTAATTTTCAGGACCGGCCGGCCTTGCTTGTAGAATTGTAGTGTATCGTTGAAACGTATAAACGTATAAACTTATGCATATTCATGGACTAGCTGCTTCATAGTTATTTCAATATTGTCAAGCATAAACGCATCCAGCACCTTTTATCTGACCTTGCACTTCAAACATGTTAACCGCAAAGTTGTAAGTGTCTTCACAataatactcttttttttttttttttgccggtTTGCAGGTCATGAAAACTGGAGGGTTGTTGGATGGGAGCAACTATGGACTTGCTACTTGCTAGATTGTAAGGACTAGGGAGTGATGCTTAATTTGCAGAAGCAGCTAGGAATCTAGGATTAATCCAAACTGAAATAAACAATGGAAATAAAGTCCAACgatatttgtatatattacaATGATGTCAATTATCAACTACACAAAAGtacatagaattttttttttttggttgacaaAATGATTAACAAATTAACAATCCTTGCGGTATCAAGTATCAACAGTAAACAGATACGCACTTCCATCACACAGGAGCCAAAGTCTCCATATATCGAAAATTATTTTCTTGAACTCGTCGTCTGCAATCATTAACACCGCGCCTGGGAGTTAGCTGAAATGCTTTGAAGATCTTGCTTTTGAGATTATACGAGATGATTTTACCAGGAATATGAAGCAGCAAGGACGAACTTTCATCTCCTTCAATTTCCTCTGGAGTAAGAAAGAGAACAGAAAATTTCTTCTCGCGCGGCCGGAAGGTAGTGAACATGGGATTAAGATCAACATGGTATTTGAGACACCAACCAGAATAGTCTCTCCCCATCTCGGACACTTCGATACGCGAAGAATAGATATCAATAAGATGCAAATGGCCGCCACAATGTTCTAAACTCAAACCATTCGAATGGCTCGAGACCAAGACTAAAAACATGTCTGTCAGGCTCGAAAACATGTCTGACACGCTCATCATCTATGTGATAGTACGAGAGCTCTTTATGCAACCCTACCCAATGAACTGCGCCATTGCAGTATACCCCTTCATCGTAGCGGACACCCTGACGTGCCATATTGAAAGAGGAATCGACAAGTCTCCAACTTTGAGTCTCAGACGAATATATCTCTATGTGAAAATCCGAGTAATAGTTCTCTCTGCAAAGGAAGAGCACCTTGTAATGAGGTGATTTGGAAGGGTCAAAAGCCAAAGCCTGACCGAGGATCAAACATGGTTGACCAGAAGTAGCAGCAGCAGCTGGAGGATTAAGTGTGGAAAACTGGTTGGTAGTCGGATTGAGAACATAGTATGGTGGCTTACTTCTTTTTGCGAGGGGACAACATAAGAAGAGGCCATTACAGGACTGGATAATCATGATCTCATGATTTTGAACGAAGTTAAGAGGATTGCAGTTGGGTGAACCAGATAGATTTTGGTTTCCATGGCTACTTCTAAGGTCATGATCAAGATCAAGAGGGATGAAAGATAAGGCAATGTATGCTGATGTCCTAGGAAAGACAGCGGAGATGGAGGAGTTGGGGTTCTGAAGGGTGTGGCGGTGACAGAATTTGGGGTCGGAGATAAGAGAGAGCCAATGCTTGGAGACGCATTTGAATCGGACCAGAGGTCGAGCTGGTACGCGCAAAAGAATTTGAATAAGAAGGTCTTCTGTGCTGGCTATGGTGCCGACTTCCTGCACCATGTTATCTCCTGTAATCGATCTATCTAAAACTTCTGTTTGATTGTTTCTTGTGCTTTAGGCTTTATATATAAACATCAAATCTGAAACCAACCAATATAGTGAATTATTGATTCCTAATCCTAATCAACAAAGGAAAACATGCCTTCCTAATCCTAATCAACAAAGGAAAACATGCCAAGTCTAATAATATATTGTTGATTCCTAATGAACAAGGGAAAACATGCCTGGTCAAGTACGGATAACCAAAGAACCgatcaaacttttttttttttttgggggggggggggggggggtgggtttGGGGGGAAGCAATAAAAAGTACCTACCACTGTATTGACTTATTTGTACACAGTTATACCAACAAActacttatttcaaaataaattttaaatttaattactaGGAGCCTTCAtctactttcttttttttgtttcttatgcATGGTTGCTAGGTTTATTTATGTGGGGTATTGTACCTTCCATCAGAAATTAGCCCCACACTAGTACGTTAAGAGATAGCTGGCTAGGTTAGTAAAGAGTTGCTCCTCCAGAGTCAAGAGAGTGCAGGCTTGGCATTCAGGTGCTTCCGCTTTCCCCAATCACTGAGGCCTTGTTAGGGAACTCGTGAACTGGACAATGCCAGCTTTGAGTAGGGAGGGAGTAACTGAAGCATGGAAAGGGTTTGCTTATGCCTTGGAAGGGATGTATAACAAAGAAGAGGCTCTGCAGAAGATCAGAAACTTGAATGAATTTGATGATGGGAACTCACTTACCAACCTCTTATGGTGGATCCACAGTAAAGGTTAGGATCGACGACAAGGAATTTGGAGTTATTAGAACTCTAGTTTTTAGATAATTAGTTAGAACTCTGCACTTAATTTTTGGCTATAGGATCTTTGTAAGACTAGTTATTCTTTACTAGCTTGGATCAAAGTTTTGTTAATTTgttagatgtttttttttttttttttgattttgtcaaggggaacccaaaggcttcctagactcaggataaaccccttcggtgcatgtgaaatgctccaactgtgctttgcagcacagtgcctggccactttgacagcttcggggttaaTTTTGTTAGATGTTAGTTGTTCTTGGGGGTTTTCTACAATACTTGGATGTTTACCATACACTCATTTACATCTAATTGAACCAAATTACAGTTTAGTTGAACCAaatttacaacattgacaacaatgttatcacatttgttttacacatttacatataattaaacaaagtTACCACATCGACAAcaatttgttcataaacttgtaaaaatatcataggtggagtaattacctctaatagaactaaaattagTAAAAAAATAACTTTATTTGCCACAATGACGACAAAATTGTTGTTAAATCTGTAAATGAGTGTATCACATACATACAGATACCGTAGAATTTCCCGTTGTTCTTGTTGTAACTCGACTTAATTAGCTTGAAACgtgtttttacttttagtacattttcttcatgaaattcTAACAATTTTATAAACATGAGAGTTAATAGTTGTACACAATTGAGGCTGTAATGAATTTTGGTAAGTATAATTCCAACCTTTACAatcatgggttcgattctcatcaaggtttcaaatttctccgaaactgccgaaatttccgtaattttgaagtaccgaaacaaaattcatatgctatatcatttccgtcaggagtttcctgaaattttccaaaattttccgtacatttccacgaaattcttaatttctgaaatatctacacacaaaatatatatttaaaaattcacacagaaattttgtccgaaatttctctaaaatttctgtTAAATTTTTGTGTCACCTACAAGGAattttttacttcatactttcACAGAgaaaatatgattttttttttcgcaaTCAAGTTGtatacaacaaaaaacctttttGCTTTTATCTGCTACAAAATTGAATGCTCTAACCACAACATGATTCCCTTTTTGCTCCGTCTCAAATATTGTTTGCTTCATACTCTAAAACATCATATTAggtaattccacaatatccgATATATGGATTGAATCATGTTTGTACAAGCTCCTAGCTGAAGAGACAAAGTTGCAACCAGGGCATGTACAAGGAGAATGCATGCATGCCTTTTCATGTTCTTTGCTAGTTGAAGTCATGGTTTCTTTGCAGCCATAGTTGATGTTTCGACATAAAGTTATACTTGATTCCAGAATCGTCTCGATGATCCGACAACGGCTACCAAAGGAACATGTTCCAGGTGGATATTTAAGTTTTTTGGAGATGCATGATGAGCAAGTCGTATGCTCATTATGATCACACTGGAAAACAGGTATGTTCAAGGGTTCTTTGCAAATTGAGCAGTCAAGCAACGTTGGTTCTGTTAAGGTTATGACCCTAACAGGTGGTAATTGGTTATTTTGACATGATGCATG
Coding sequences:
- the LOC112170999 gene encoding F-box protein At5g07610 translates to MVQEVGTIASTEDLLIQILLRVPARPLVRFKCVSKHWLSLISDPKFCHRHTLQNPNSSISAVFPRTSAYIALSFIPLDLDHDLRSSHGNQNLSGSPNCNPLNFVQNHEIMIIQSCNGLFLCCPLAKRSKPPYYVLNPTTNQFSTLNPPAAAATSGQPCLILGQALAFDPSKSPHYKVLFLCRENYYSDFHIEIYSSETQSWRLVDSSFNMARQGVRYDEGVYCNGAVHWVGLHKELSYYHIDDERVRHVFEPDRHVFSLGLEPFEWFEFRTLWRPFASY